The Pseudomonas sp. KU26590 genomic sequence GAATTGTGCCAATTGATAATCAAGAATGGCCTGGTACACCTGACCGGCCGCGTCGGCTGCAATGGCCGGAATAAGCGTGCGGTTAGGTGGCAGGAACATTTGAAACAACCGGCGATTGCCGTAATCCACGAACACCTGACTGCCTAAGCGCGCAGTGGGTCGTTCAGTAATGGTGACGGTGAACGTTTCCGCTTCATCTTTCTCACGCCAGGTATTGGCGAAACTGTCATAAAACGTCCGACCTGCCAGGGTCATGGTCTGCCCGATCACAATGCCGCCGACGTCCCGGTGGTTAAGCGTCCTGTGTTGTTCAACCGTCGCGGAAGTGTTCACGCTGGGCTGGGCAAACGCCGTGGTGGCGGCGCACAGGAGCAACAGCCACAGGCAAATAACCTTTAGGGTTGTCATGTTTGTACGTTCGTGTGTGCAGGTTGTTACTTGTTATATCTCAATAAAAATACTTTGCCAGTGGTTGATTAAAATAAAGTTCATTTATTTTGTTGGCGTCAACTTCCGTTCTTATTTAACTAATACTGTTCAGGGCGTAGTGGAGTAACAGGGGTGCGAATTAATGGCGTCAAATAATTTGCCGGAAGATAGCTTAATAAAGTCAGTGTCTATTGATGTGTAAAGAAGTGCGTTTGAAAGAGGGTTGTTAGCTTACTAATGCTTAGGGTGATCGTTAAGTGTAAGGCTGTGGGGTGTGAATTAAGTTGTCATAAGTTTTGACCACCTGCGTAATTACTTTCTGGCTGAAGCCCGGTTCTGCAGGGCGCGTGTTTTCAGCAGGATCGGCTTCAGCCGGGCGTGCGAGCTGTTAGAATGCGCGTCCTCTTCGCCCGACCTGCTTATTGCTCCCATGCTGCCTATCACAGAACCCCGTACCGACCGCCTGTCGTCCGAGCCCTCGCGGCGTTTTTCCGTGGCCCCCATGATGGACTGGACGGACCGTCACTGCCGTTTCTTCCTGCGTCTGCTGTCGAAAAAGGCGCTGCTGTACACCGAGATGGTCACTACCGGCGCATTGCTCCACGGCGACACCGAGCGCTTCTTGCGCCACGACGAGACGGAGCATCCGCTGGCCCTGCAACTGGGCGGCAGCAACCCGGCCGACCTTGCGGCCAGTGCGCGTCTCGCTCAGGCAGCGGGTTACGATGAAGTCAATCTCAACGTCGGTTGCCCGAGCGATCGCGTGCAGAACAACATGATCGGCGCGGTGTTGATGGGGCATCCGCAGCTGGTGGCCGATTGCGTCAAAGCCATGCGCGACGCGGTGACCATTCCGGTGACGGTCAAGCACCGCATCGGCATCAACGGCCGCGACAGTTACGAGCAGCTGTGCGAGTTCGTCGGCACCGTGCGCGACGCCGGCTGCAACAGCTTCACTGTGCATGCCCGGATTGCCATTCTTGAAGGCCTGTCGCCCAAGGAAAACCGTGACATCCCGCCGCTGCGTTATGACCTCGCCGCGCAACTCAAGCAGGACTTCCCGGAACTGGAGATCATCCTCAACGGCGGTATCAAGACCCTGGAGCAGTGCCAGGAGCACCTGAACACCTTCGACGGTGTGATGCTCGGTCGCGAGGCGTACCACAACCCGTACCTGCTGGCAGGCGTGGACCGCGAACTGTTCGGCAGCGACGCCCCGCAGATCACCCGCGCCGAAGCCTTGGCGCTGCTGCGCCAGTATGTGCAAGCGCACATACGCGACGGCGGCTCGATGCACCACATCACCCGCCACGTGCTGGGTCTGGG encodes the following:
- the dusA gene encoding tRNA dihydrouridine(20/20a) synthase DusA, which gives rise to MLPITEPRTDRLSSEPSRRFSVAPMMDWTDRHCRFFLRLLSKKALLYTEMVTTGALLHGDTERFLRHDETEHPLALQLGGSNPADLAASARLAQAAGYDEVNLNVGCPSDRVQNNMIGAVLMGHPQLVADCVKAMRDAVTIPVTVKHRIGINGRDSYEQLCEFVGTVRDAGCNSFTVHARIAILEGLSPKENRDIPPLRYDLAAQLKQDFPELEIILNGGIKTLEQCQEHLNTFDGVMLGREAYHNPYLLAGVDRELFGSDAPQITRAEALALLRQYVQAHIRDGGSMHHITRHVLGLGTGFPGARKFRQMLSVDIHKTDDPLALLDRAGALLEGR
- a CDS encoding CsgE family curli-type amyloid fiber assembly protein, with protein sequence MTTLKVICLWLLLLCAATTAFAQPSVNTSATVEQHRTLNHRDVGGIVIGQTMTLAGRTFYDSFANTWREKDEAETFTVTITERPTARLGSQVFVDYGNRRLFQMFLPPNRTLIPAIAADAAGQVYQAILDYQLAQFFGDPDMGRDEL